A stretch of DNA from Columba livia isolate bColLiv1 breed racing homer chromosome 11, bColLiv1.pat.W.v2, whole genome shotgun sequence:
tttaatcagactAAACACTGAGCAAATGATCAAATCAGaccattcctttttttcctcttctacaCTGACACAAGTAGCATTATAAGTTCTTCAGTCTGCGACCAACTCCCACAGTactatgatttcttttttaatgctaCAAAGCCAGACAATACTAAACTTTGATTCACACATTTCTATGACATTCTTGTCAGCAGCCTAAAATTCAAAATCTGAATgatatgacaaaaaaaaaccccacaactttgGGATGCACAAGAGTAACAACAATTCAATGAAATCCACTTAACATCTATTATATGCTGCTTTCTTTACAAACTTACactttcaaagtattttaaatattttaaaattggaaACGCCAGATTTACTATGATTTTCAGTTAAGGGATAGCACAGAAGCTACTCTTCAGAAAATGAGGCTGACCCTGCCACAGTGAGTTATAAATAGGGATTGTAATTTAGAACTGCAATTACATGGTGGTGGTGTTCTCAGTTTAGAATCACCGTGGTACAAAGAAACAGACACAGCTGAGTACTTTAAACACCTAATATAGGCTGATCCTTGAAACACATACGGTAAAATGCAAACATGCCCCTGAAATCAAAGCTTCTAGCTGAGAAACCTATTTTATCTTCTCGTAGGGAGAATTAGCTGTAGAGGTAAAGAATTAGAAGTAGCACAACTCTATCCAAACAGCTAAGAAGAGAGACATTCCTCTGAAAACTTGCTGGGAAAAGTCTTTTCACATGCCCAAGTCACCTCACAGTATAAGATTATGTTAAAATAAAGCTCTCCCCCTTTCCCTGGCTCCCAGTGAAAAGACAGTGGATGTTGCAAACAGTTTCAATTTACAGTTAAGCCACGTAAATAAGACACACATATAAACAGAGACCAATTCAGGCCCTGGATGGAAAATGAAGAATCATGAGActaacaggaaggaaaaaaaaaaaatatagtaggAAGATCAGCTTACAGAAGTTGACTTTATGTTCTCTGACATATACCACATCCATAACAGTGTAAACCTGCAGTGCAATAACGTTGCTGTCCATGACTGAGCTGTTTACTCCCGCAGCCCCCAGAAGGGGACGTACCTACATTGGGGCCCTTAGAGCTGCCATGCAGCATGTCCCTCGTGCCCTATACTACAAAACAGGGACAAAAGCAGAGCCATATGTCTATTAATCAGATGTGTATCAACTCAAAATGTCACTTGAAAACCCACCTCTGCTGTGCAAATATACAGAATTTAAGCAGCATAAGCCTTTTCAGTACTTGGTCTTCTCCCAAGCTGGGTAAGGCCAGACATCCTTGATGGGTATTAAGAGCAAGGCTCGTGTGCATTGTCAACACTGTGGCAACAAGAGCTCTCAGCTCCAAAAACCAAACTACATAGTGGGTATTAGAACATGCTTAGAACATATCTTGTTTCTAATAACAGACATCTCAAAGGCTAGCACAAAACGGCATTAGCATTAAAATCTTTTCCAGGGTTTTTCAGCTACTGTTTGTGTGACCGAGGAGGTGGCCTCGGCGCAGGAGCTGAATAGCGAGACTTCAATTCCACCCGACAAAAAGGCTCAGGTTTAGGAAAGTATCAGGTTTAGAAAAGTATGAAAACTTATATTTAGCACCTTTAAGTGGAATTACATGTTGTATCTGTGGAAAACTCAGACTCCTCTGTTTAGACTAGTCTACAGAAACCTAACTCTACCCACTAAAGCCTGAGCTGTGTCAGCAGAAGGCAGCTTACTGACTTACCTTTAAATATCTTTTATAATGTCTATGGATTACAAGTCTGAGCAAATTTAGTATACTATCTcgcattttttcattttcctacgAAATACTATTAAAAACTCCTTAGTTCTAAGCTCTGCAAGCCTGcacataaaaagaaagaaaataaagacctCTACATTATACCCACAATAAGGATTTTAGGTCAATATAGTTAAAACTCATCCACTCAGACATTTTCCTTCAATAAATCACAGTTTGTGGtttagtatttttatatttgatcAAGTGAATTTCAGTGGGTCAAAATATTACACCACTACACTTCATAGGTGGGAGTTCTTTTATAGGTGTTTTATGTTTATACAAGATACTAACACTGTTCTTATAATAGCTGTGTCATAATACCCTCTATCACAAATATGCTCGTAAACTTCTGTGATACTTGCTGCAAATGATTACTCTGAGAAGGAGCAGATACTCAAAACTCTACTTACGTGTATTAGCTGTGGCATAAAGACAGAACAGTAGATGGATTTACAATTCGCATTTCTAAAACGAATTAAAGCACTTACTAGAGCAGATAGTGGAATTGCTAGTTAAACATAAAATAAGTTTAAGACTTGCCTTTTAAGAGAAGTTTATCCTTACTTTGCCTTCTGCTTTCTCAGAATTTTGGGGTTTGAGAATAAGCCATCTCTTGAACAGGAGTATATTAAGAACAGTTTTTAATACATTATTCCTAAGTTCTACCTCTGAAAACTAGTCACCAACCTTGCAAGTCTTCTGTCTCAGGAACTGTTTTGTCCACAGCTGAACTATCCGGTTGGGATGATGCTACAGACTCTGTTAAAAGTGACTGACTTGACACAGGACTGGGGGGCAAAAAAAACAGTTATGATTTTTATGAGGCACGTCCATGTTCTATAGAGCATTCCTGAAAGAAATACATTAGAGTAAGTCTTGAGGAAAGAACACAACAAAACTCTTCACTCTGAAGTTGCTTCTGTAACCATTTAAAAACACCACAGTGTCTAAGAATACCAGACAATCTGAAATTATGAAAACTAAACATTTTTGCACTCATACTAAGTGCAATAAACCAGTTTAActataaaatgggaaaaaatatttggggaTATTTTGGCATACCATCCTTCCACACAGAAGCAACAATGCAACATTCAATATGCACGGATTTTTGTAACATAAGTCAGCAAGATAATTGTAAAGGAGCTACTTTTGGTGTTCTAGGGATACGAACAAGAAAATTGCAGCATGTCAGTGTTTCCAATAATAAAGCATCTGCAGCTGTACAGAGAACCCCTTTGATTTTTACAGTGTAAAGTGGTGCTGCCCAGACTTCCCAAGCCTGTCAGCAATACTGCTGAAAATCACATAATGGCTTAAAACTCACAGGAGAACACTCAGGCCAGTGATGGGAGATGCAGCACCAGCCACCTGTGGCCAAACGgcccctccagcagctccactaTGGAACAAGACAGAGCTCAAGTCCCAGTCCAGCGGTGGCTCTACCCCATTCGCCCAATTTCTCCCTTTCCACATAGGGATCTGCTCTGAATCCAAGAAACTGGATTATCCAGCAGCCCATTTACCAAAGCCCTACCAGTAGTCTGTGACACAACCAAGGTGCTGGAGCCACAATTTTAATTGCCAAGGATTGCATGTAGGCCTTGAACTGCATGTTTTCTCACCAACAAAAGGGCATTGTCAATTTTGTGGACATATCATAACTCTGAGTTATTAACAGAGACTGAAGTTGAatccttgcttttattttgtagaAAAGAACAAGTCACACTGATTTTTTGAAGTGCAAGTCTAAAAGCAACCAACCACTCATTTCTCCTATAACCACTAATCAAGCTAGTGATCAAACAGatacttttttctcctctttcatgGGATTATGAAGGTTTTGtgagaaaaaaaccaaaggcACTGTAATTGCTTCACCTTTGTGTATTGACCTGGATAAATTCTGACTCCCTCTCGCCCATATACCAGAAGAGTTTTATCAGAGTAAGATTCTATTTTCTGCCCCAATTAGAAGTCCCAGAATGGAAAGAACAAATATAGCATCAAGCATGGCACCTAGTGCTCAGTTCATATGCAGGATCCAAGCATGAGATGACACCTCCTATAAAAAGCCAAGGGGCAGAAAACAGAGTCTGAACAGCATCAGCCAACAATAACTTTAAGAAATCACCCTCAGCCTGTGTTTTACTACAATcagctttttaaaggaaagccTGCATGAATATTACTGCAAGTTGGCTTCCACAGTATAACACACTGACATTTTTCACTCAAAAAATTTCCAAAGTACTTAAGTTGCTGTTGGTTGGATCATTCTAAATTGAAACGAGGCCActaaatataaacaaatatttcGCTTTTACAAATGGAGAGCATTAGTAAGTCCGAGTGATTAACAAGAGGACATTATGTCTCCTTGAATAATCCAGTTGGAAACGACTTGTTTAATAAGAAATCAGTTCAGTAGCACAACTTGTACTAAGATCCAGATATCTTTCCCCTGTTCTAGAAGGCTCCACTTTTCACAAAGCAACCAGTTGGTTAAGATACtgtaatacatttatttatgagAGCTCTAGCCAACAGCTTTCTGCCATTTTACAAAATCCTCTAAGATGGAAAGAGCTCTCCTTTGGTAAATGTACAAACAACTGCACATTGCGGAGTCAGAAGACGAGCCAGGCAAACCTCTGTAGAACAGCATGAAGAGGGCAATGCTCCTATTTGAGGCTAAATTCTAAAGATTCATCTGCATTTGAATGCAAGACATTGCTAAAAGACCTGCTACTATTTACTGGAGATCCCATGTTTAAGTTAGCAGTTAAATCTTACACGTTCTCCTAATCCAGGTCCTAGTGTTCGATTATGCAGCATCAGTACAACTCACTACTCACCTCGATACAGATTTTTAtgtaaaaacacagaataaGAGGCAGAAACAGCTTACCTCGGCTGCATAGATGGAGTCGATGTAGAATCTAAACCTGACTGAGTTTCCTGGGCGCTGCTTTCTGTGCACTGAACCGGTAAGGACTCGGTTATACTACTGACAGAAGTTTCTGGAAGGAAGACACCAATGTGAAATGCGTTATACTGCTTCCTGGGATTACTAATGTTATagagtcattttttttttcgaCTCTCATGACACCAGCCATGAAAGTAACTGAATGTCAGCCTATATCATAATGAAACAATTCTACACAAAAAGTCATGTTGTTTGGCCATATTTTGATCACCTTCCAGCCCCAGACCCCCAGAAGTTACAGAGTATAAAATGTGAAGCTGGTACTTTAAAATAGTTACTATTTTCTGCTAATTAAAGCATATACAAGCATCTTCCTCAGCATAAACCATAGTACTCTGACACGAGTTTGATTTTTGTTCAAGAAACTAAGATGGAtctgtgagaagcagcagcGTAGCATTCCAACACCAACAGAAGATCCATGTTGAAGTTGTAGAACCTAGGGCCCCGGATTTcaacagaagctgctgcttcagtttTTAAAGTCAAGTTCATATTAAAGCCAAGGAGGAAAGTTTTCCAAAGTGCCCCATGAGATTCCTTGCAGTCAGGATCCAGAAGAGATTTTCAGAGCTCCAGGGAAGCATTCCCTAACCCTCCATCCCCCAGCAGAACATGCTGAAGTTGAACATACTGGGGTGATCAGAGCAGAGATCGGATCCTTTTTCTGGAGGCACTACCATTAATTTAAAGTGGGAAGACCCCTCTAGCTTTATTTCCAGAGAGTGAATGTAGGAAGACAGCTTTTATTTCAATGGGAAATGTGCTTTGTAGGAAAGACCACAATACATGGAGCACTGGACCAAAAAGGGAGTTAGACAAAACTATTCCTATAAAGTGTCTACAGGTTAATCCTTCAGCATCAGGCTGCAGAAATTAAATACCTTtactttaaatgcttttcacaAGCATTCCCCAAGCTAAATGTTATCTCTACTGTCAgtaatttcaggaaaaatatgttgGTATGGtattttttatgcatttttatatcTTCCAATTGGAAACGCTCAGATTAATATAAAAATGGGTTTGCAAGAGTCTGCTTCTGAGGAGATTAATCACAGCACAATTATATTACAAGCGTTTTATCTGAGTTCATTCCACAAGGTAAGATACTTGTATAAAATGGTTTGCACTAATGCTTCTATACTGTTAGTATTTGGACATGATCAAGAAGCTGCTGTCTGCTGTGTCATTTTGAGTTGTTCAAACAGAAGTATGTTGGCGTTACTTACCAGGAGGACTAATTCTACCATTACTGTTCTGCCTTTGAAGATGTTCTTTGTAGCACACTGAACACATGCCGTTTGTACGAGGGTTCCCATAAAATCCGCAACCAGTGGAACACAGCATAGGCACTTGGCTACGGTTAGTTTCTTGAgccattttcccttcttctATAAACCTGAAATTGATATATACAACCCAGTGTTTAGAGACCTGAGAAAACTCTTATTTTACGGTTGACATTCAAAAATCTGGAGTTTCCCATAGCTCAGCAAAAAGATCTTCTAGGAAAAACGCCTTGTGGGTAACTCAATGCCCTTTCCTAACAAAATCTATGAAGTCTGTCCAATAATACAAACACAGCCATATGTATGCTTTGCATACATGCAGACCCTTCCAGCACCACCACTCTATGGTCAATAAACAGCCCACAAAGAGAAGTCATTatagaaaatactgaaagtATCACTGCTGCCAGCAGTAAGTTACAgagaggcaggggaggggggaCACCTACACTGAACTCCCCGTGAAACCTGAACATCTGATACTGTGAATGAGAATTATAAAATGAAAGACACGTATGGTAACATGCTTACTTGCTGCATAATAATTGTAATTAACAGTCACATGGATTCGCAAGTTACAATTAAGTCACTGCGTCATTAGTGAAGGACAACACAACTGCTCACCACAAAACCCGCAGTATCATTTTtcacatgcaaaaataaaacccctttCAGTCAAAAGTATTACACTAGGTACACATACCTCCTATATATCAATTTTGTCTGCAAATATACTAGAAGTGAAAAGAGAAATACCAAGCCAATTCACGTAATATCCTTAGATTTAGTTTTCATAAACACTGTACAGTTTGTATTTGTCGTCCCTGACTTGAAAAGATCCGTAAACCTTCTTAATACAAGAAAATTATAGCAAATGATGCTTTTCAATGGTGTTCTGAGCCTCCTAACTATTCTCAAATGCTCTAACCTGTACATCAGTTAACATCTATCACTCAGTgagataaaattaattttccattttttgccCCATCCATACACATATTCTTGCCCTTTTTTGTATcggttttgaaagaaaaaagcttctCATCGAGAAACTGAGTACCTCAAGATATCAATTATTTAGTTTGAGATCAACTTAGATCTACCATTTTATACTTCCTGATTAGAAATCAGGCTGAAGCATGGATTACTTTAAGTTTTGCAAGTCAAACCAAAGACAAGCAatattgccaaaaaaaaaaataataatgaaagtaaCACCAGTatatatttcaaaagcaaagcaaagaaaatgcagagggGAATGGGTTTCAAGATGTGTGAATACTTCACCAATTGCCAAGTTACAAAACTAGATTAAACCACAGTAACAAGTACACCAGGGTAAAGAGATTTCCTTTTGCATAAGGTGTATTTGAAGCCAAATACAAACAAGTTTCCaattatttggtttttaataaaTATGGTCCTCCCCTCTCACACCCACTCCCattgcattttggttttatttccccaACACATATGAAATTGATACCTCAAAAGCAAACCTCTGGGTTACAAAGCTCTCATTTCTGTGTTGGTGCTAAGCCTCCTGTTCACAGCAATAAGATACTGTATTCTAAGGGTGAGACAGTAGTCAAGATAAAAGACAAGAAAGATGTACAGGCAATAAGATTAAAAATCTGATAGTATCTTATTCAGCCTCAACCTGCAATCAAGCTCATTTCAGCTGTTTGACTGTACTCCCCCACCCCAATATAGAAGCATTTACTTTCGACATACAAAGCCCCCATTGACCTCAAACAACAGCTAAATTTGATTTTGCTGAAGTATTGTACTTGTAGCTGAAAGAGCACTTTCATTCCTGCCTTTCTCCAGACAGCCCTTCCCAATGAAACTGCAAGTTCTGCATGTGGGAATTCAGTTCTTAGGCTGGGCCCAACCTTCAGTGAAAC
This window harbors:
- the ZFAND6 gene encoding AN1-type zinc finger protein 6 isoform X3 → MFIEEGKMAQETNRSQVPMLCSTGCGFYGNPRTNGMCSVCYKEHLQRQNSNGRISPPETSVSSITESLPVQCTESSAQETQSGLDSTSTPSMQPSPVSSQSLLTESVASSQPDSSAVDKTVPETEDLQASASENAEPTPEEQDKSLDKPKQKKNRCFMCRKKVGLTGFECRCGNVYCGMHRYSDVHSCSYNYKADAAEKIRKENPVVVGEKIQKI
- the ZFAND6 gene encoding AN1-type zinc finger protein 6 isoform X2; the protein is MAQETNRSQVPMLCSTGCGFYGNPRTNGMCSVCYKEHLQRQNSNGRISPPETSVSSITESLPVQCTESSAQETQSGLDSTSTPSMQPSPVSSQSLLTESVASSQPDSSAVDKTVPETEDLQASASENAEPTPEEQDKSLDKPKQKKNRCFMCRKKVGLTGFECRCGNVYCGMHRYSDVHSCSYNYKADAAEKIRKENPVVVGEKIQKI
- the ZFAND6 gene encoding AN1-type zinc finger protein 6 isoform X1, translating into MLRCAEVQLQVKLIWGEANRKLWRFRWFIEEGKMAQETNRSQVPMLCSTGCGFYGNPRTNGMCSVCYKEHLQRQNSNGRISPPETSVSSITESLPVQCTESSAQETQSGLDSTSTPSMQPSPVSSQSLLTESVASSQPDSSAVDKTVPETEDLQASASENAEPTPEEQDKSLDKPKQKKNRCFMCRKKVGLTGFECRCGNVYCGMHRYSDVHSCSYNYKADAAEKIRKENPVVVGEKIQKI